In Juglans regia cultivar Chandler chromosome 13, Walnut 2.0, whole genome shotgun sequence, the DNA window TTGTTTAGCTTACCCAATCCAAGAATTATCATCACGACTCTTCCAATTTTCCCGTAAGTTAGCTTACCCCTCGTGCTGATGTTTTCCAATATCACTTGCTGTAGTAAGTTCTTAGAAATTTCACTCCCTCTCAGAGAAAACATGTTCTCTGCCAATGATTTTCGCCAATCTAGATGAAATACATAGCCAAAGAAAGATTCAGCAGAAAATTTGACAAATCTCTGTAATGCCTTGGCATCTTGGGACCCACAATCCAGATATTTGGATTCCAAAAGAGACTTTGCAACCTCAAATATATGAGTAAGTGATCTACTTTGGCAGAACATGGAGAGGTTATTCTTTAATGAGAGATTATAAAGAGCTTCAAGATTCTCCAAAACCTGCAGGCCAACAGAAAGTATTTCTGAAGACCAGTAACTTCGAGCAGTCGAAGCTAAATGGCGAACATCAATAGAAACCAACTTTCCATTCCGATGAAGGAATCGATTATCTCTCACCCAATCAGCACCAGGGTTGAGCAAAAGATAGATTGTGTTAAGTTCATGGTACTGTCTCCACACTCCCATGTAATTCAAAAAGAAATCTCCATATAAATCTTGGGTTTCAAGACTTCTGAGATACTTGAAAATGTTCACAACATGATCtttccaaaaattccaaaagtGAACAAGTGTTTCTACAGAAATCTGATTTCCAGAGATCATCTGATCCGAATGCTTTATTcgatcaaaaacaaaataatcttCCCACATATACTTTGACGAGTTTGTATGAAGATGAGCATCTATGATTTTTCGAGCAGATATTATTTCACCACAAGCACTCCTATGTCTCTGAGAAGAATTCAAAGAATTTTTCATGACGGACACACTAGTCTTCTCGTTTGATAAAACATCAGCCTCTGTACAAACACAAGCATAGAAGTTGTTGGACTCATTCTTAGCAAATGACTTTGCTTTTGCCAAAAGCTCTTGCTTCTCTGTAAACTGCTTTAAAGGCCAGCCTTTACTTCCAGCTGTCCATAATGAGCTAGACAACACAAAGAGGAGAATTAGCCTGGATGCTTCTTTGAAATTCCCAGCCTTCCCAAGGAGATCAGAAGCTTTTAGAATCTCCCCTCTTAGCTTCGCAATGTTTGCAGCCTCTAAGAAGTTGCCCAATTCTTCTTCCAACAACAAAAGCTCATCAATGCAACCCAGAGGCTTCAAAAACTTGCGCATCAATTCTATGGAATGAAAACCTTTAACAAACCCCATCATAGATCTGTGATCTTTAACCTCATAATAATGAAGAGCACAACCCTCTAGAAATTCTTGTTCAATTTCTCCTTTTACTTTTCCTCTTCTAACCACAACGTCTATAGTTGCATCTTGTTTCCAATACCGAATGTACTCGAAACCCTTGTCAAATAATTTTCCCTTGGCGCAAACTTTTAAACATTCTGGGAAAAAATAGCCCCTAGCATAAACATCAGCTGCAAGTTCATAACATCCAGCAAGAGAAAAGCATTCCCCAGCCTTTTCCAGCTTTGACTCCCCacaattttctaaataaagcCTGCCTGCAACAGTTGGATGTTTGCCaagtcaaaaacaaaaaatctcattaaaacCAAACCACtctcaagttttttttggtGCTCAAGTTAATGTTTCAGCTTCATTCATGTGCAGAAATTTATGGCCAAAAATTCAGAGATTAAATAAAAGGAATTCCAACCCTCACATGACAGGGTTTGTGATATAAGTACTTATATCAACAATTCCATGAAGAACACAGTTGCAATGGAAAAGATGACAAAGTAAACAGTAAAAAGGAATACTTGTGGAGCACATTTTGGCCTCTTACATTCTCCCTCAAATCTTTTAAAATGGTCACTACCCAATGTTGATTCCACCAAAGTGGGGTGGTCCTGAGAGTAGTTTGGATATGGTTCTACTTTCAGTGTTTTTTCCACTAAGGGCGGGCCCCTCTCCAAACTCAAATGTGAACTGGCACTTGACAGTTTGAGACTTTACCATTCCACTAGACAATGACTTTGCTCGGAATTATTTCTATAATGTCAAAAGCTTCCAATAACAGAAAAGGTTCTAATTCAACTCTAAGACAGATTGAGGTTTTAAGATGCATTAtacattgcaaaaaaaattaacagcaAGACTAGAACCCAAACACCACAAGCACATGGTAGGTTATATTTGATGAGTTTCATAGAATCCAATGTATACCTGCTCTTTCATACTGCCCCAACTCACAAAAACAACGGGCAGCAGAATCACACATCCCTATTGCTTCAAATATATCAGCTGCTTCCCTAAGTATAACATTTGCTGCTTCAGGATTCAAATGCCGCGTTCGGTCAGCCTTGGCTCTATGGCCAGCAGCCTTAGATCTTCTTTCCCAATAAGTATCTCCGGCTCTTTCAAAGCACATTGTTGCTCTTTCATAGTTACAATCATGATATAGCTGTACAGATAAAAGAATTAGATATCCATAGAGAGGTAATTATGTttgcagaaaagaaaaaaaaaataaggtgtCAATAGATCCTCCATGCCCTCATTCACAAGTATTACAATTGCAagataaaagtaataatttcCATAGCAGAACTCAATAACAATGACCGTATCATCTTCATCATTGCCTAGCTATTAATTTGGGTAACAATCAAAGCCTATGATACTACCACAAACGAATATTCTGATCATTCCTTCACCATGATATTCTCCATGCAATAACCTAAGGTTTTCCAGTCACAATCGGAGCAGAAGAACTTTTAATAATAGAGGGCCAAAAACAATGACATAATATAAAGTACCGGTAGGAGTAGTAGAGTTAGTTTGGGAAAAAATTACGTCTatgaaactataaaaataaacagtcTGATAGTTCCTTCATCATGATTTTTCCTATGAAATAACCTTAGGTTTTTGAGTCACAATAGGagcaaaatatattcataaacaGTGGAGTGATAACCTTCATGCCCCTTGACCTCCACTCCTCTGAACTGCTAGCAACTTGCATTGCCTGAGCAAGTGAATCGTCCAGTTGTCTGACTTGGACAAGACACTTTTTCTTCCAATATTCAAACATAGGTTTGCAGAACTCCTCTGTACTCTCACAAATCCACAATCTCTGCCTTGTTCGTGTGACAGCTACATAAAGTTGCTTTAGTTCTGAGCACAAGACATTGTGTTTGGTGGAAAAGGTGCTAGGTGAAGTTGAGTCGAGCAAATCGTATTCCttcatatattcatatattaccCTCCATTTATTTTCCAAAGGTGATGAGCCAAAAAAGTTGTACAACAATACATCCTGCGCAAGGACAACATAAGAATCACCAAAAACCAGGAAAATATGGCTCATTACTGTTTAAGAAAATGGACCCTAGCTTAAACATGTGACGTGACAATTTTTAATATGTAGACATGATGCACagaaatatgcattttaagattttgctccgtttggatgttgaggtgaACTAATATCATTTGatccaaattctaaatattacttaaatataaatatttttcaatttaaaatcttcaactttttcatctaatcattacaatttcctcaaattttcaaaaaaaaaaatcaacttttttaaatctcaaaacaaaaattatattaaaaaattatattttaataatattttaactttataatatttttcttcaagtttttctctctccttttccaaatctcataaaacatcttaactcaaactatttcactactattcacagatttctcatttcatttcatctcaacatccaaacgataTCTCTGTCTCTGCATAAGACCTACAATAAAAGTCcaatcatatattaaaaagGTTATTTCAAAGCAATAGCTTTATTCATTGAGAATTCAACAATAAAATAGGCTAATGAAACTCCCAATGCTAATCAACTCAATGTAAAccaataaatcaaataaataaacatgcacAATAACCACCTGAAACTCAAGGCCCTTACACTCCACAATAGTTAGAACAAGAGCTTGCTTCCCAACATATTTGGCAACTTCCTTCCGAGCAGAATCATCCCGTACCAATATTACCTGCTCCGCACCAAAGCCAACAATACTTGCTCCACTATTTCCATTATTTCCAAAAATAGTGATGATTGCATTTTCATTGCTCCCTGATTCAAGCAAAATCGGAGCTTCTCCATACACAAGACTATTCTCAGGCTCCAAAACATCAATCGATTGAGGAAAGAAATGATATAGAAGTTCAATAACACTGTGTGCTAGTTTGAGAACCCCATCATGAGTACGGAAGTTCTGGCTCAGATGGAAAATATTTGACAttattcctttttcttctcttttattaTGACCACTGCTTTTTGATTCCAGTAGAAACTTCTTGTAGAATAGAGATCGTATATCCTGGAACCTAAAATCAATTCCCCTTGAAATAGTTTGTGCTGTATCACCGGAGAAAACAAAACCTTCTTCAACATTTTTGCAGATATATTTGAATAACGCAATTTGGCTCAATGTAAGATCCTGAACCTCATCTATGTatacaaaatcaattttatCACCATTGTAGCTTCCAATTCTCAAACGACGATGTAGATCTATCACAAGATCAGCTAGATCAAActcaccattttttttcttcatcttttcataattttgaaaGAGCTcatatattatttctctctcctgtCTACTTAAACTGGAAACACGGCTATTTGATAGTAAAAGATAATCGTCACGACTGAGCTTACCATCACCTTCCTCTACAGCTTGTGGGCCACcttttatatgagaaataatcTCAGTGAAAACTCTGGAAGAGTCAAGCTTTGTAATTAGCTTGGCATTGAAATGGGGCCAGTATGATAAACTAAACCTCTCATAATTAACTTCCTTCAACTTTATAAAGGTCTCTAACGCAACTGATCTACCACCAACTCGACCAGGATTAAGTTTTCTCACTTCATGGAATCTTTCAAAGTAGGAATTGCCCACAGTTCCATCAAGCATCatcagaaatttatgaaatgttATCACAAGAGGATAGGACATGGTAGGAACACCAACAAAAGAATCTGGGATGTCCTTGAATTGAACTGCATCgtcaaaatcatcaatatcatttgaACTGGTACCTTTAGAGCAATCACCATCACAGACAgagctacaaaaaaaaaaaagtcataaaagGCTCATAGTGAAATCCTTGAACAACTTTATTGCCAAAAACAAATAGTGCTTATTCACAGGATGTTTTGTTGTAAGACGAGCTGAATTTTTTAGCCAGAAACTAAATATTGGGATCGATACCCTTTGCATGCTCAAACCACCAAGATTTTTACACTTTGTTCCCCAAATTACCAACACTGACATATTGCACCCTCAAACTATGAAAACTTAATACTTCTCACTATTTCTTAAGATCTAATTATCAAGATTGTGCCACTTCACCGATTACTTCCCTTTTatctatcaattaaaaaacAGTGTGAAGTGTCAATATTTGGTAGCTTGAGGGTGTAATGAGTCGGTTTTCATAGTTTGGGGTGCAAAATGCAAAACCCATGATAGTTCAAGGGTGCAAATTCTATTTGTCCCCAAGATGTTAGAAGTTATAATATATCCCCCTTGTTTTGtactaacaaaataaaagacTTAGAAGTTATAAGCCTAATACCCAATTCCCACAGATTTGAAAGCTAAAAATTATATGGAGAAACACTACaacatagataaaaaaaataaaaaataaaaaataaaaagaataataagatGTTGTATAGTTACatccaatatatataacattttttttatcaagaaatTACATCCAGTATTCAAAGTTGTACTAAATCAAAGAATAAATCCAGTATATATACTTGTATAAAGTCAAGAAGTAAACAACATAAGATGTACATGAAATTTGGTATGAAAGTTTAGCTTGAATTTAACTTATGAACAACATTTTAACATAAATCAgccagccaaaaaaaaaaaaactggaaggGATCCATGGTTTATTGAGATTTATATGCATCCAAGCACAAGTTCCTTTAGAAATTACTCAAAACACCATCAAATACTGTGAAAACTGAGTTTCATAGTTTCTAATAAAAATCAAGCTAAGAGATCCAAAAAAACTAAACTTCCCCAAACTCAATGGAACTAGTGTCTCATGAATTCACGTGAGAGTACTATCAAGTAAACTATGCACCTTTTCAACTGAGAAACGTGTTGTGTGACCTGTAGTTTGACAGCATAACACAGTTTATGGCTCACTGTCACAAAAAGCTGGTGCAATAGAGTTCTCTTCGTTTCCACCAATGTCTCCTCAACCTCATTCTCTGGGCTATGCACAAGGTTATCGCTCTCCACACCGTAAAATAATTCTGTTGCCATCTGGAACaccttttctttctctaataACTTCCTAATCAAAACAGTGGTTTTCCCAGTACCTGACCGTGCAAGTATAAAAGCACTTCTAGGGAAAATGATTATCTCCTGCTCTTGGTCAGTTACTTCAAATGGAAGATCCAATTCACCACTATCCTTGTTTGAAAGCAACTGACCCACTACACCAAATGAGAAAGAGTAGAATTTCATCAGCATCCAACTCTCACTAACCTTTGCATTCTCAACGTAACTTCTACCATCAGAAGCGCAACCAACTaaatcactctcattttcactatCAGCAACATTCCTAATCCGTACAATATCAAAAGAGCTTGACCAACTCTTTGGAACTTCCAAATCCCTAagcaaaaataaccaaaaaaagtTAAACCGCTTCAAAAGTCAATATATAACAATGTTATTCTTGCAAATTTAGCAATATCTTTAAAGATTTTCTAAAATGCAAATGAGCATACATACCTCTCAAGACATTTCTCTTTGCAGCGATTAATAAAGTCATCTGTATATTTCCCAAACATGCTATCAAGCCGTTTGATTAATTTTGGAATTTCCTCTGCAGGTAATATATCCCAGACCTTCAAAACTTGATAGTACATCAGTTCCTTTACTTCGTCACTCCATTCCATTCTGATGTCATTTGCACAAACAATATAAAGATCTTCAACCTTAAATTGCTTTATGATCTGTGAAGAACTTCCACAAACTGGATCTGACCTTCCCTTTTTGGGTCTCCAGCCCTGGGAAAGTTTATGCAGAAGTCCTATAACCAAGTTTTTTCTCGTTACAgacttcaattttttaaatgatttcagAAAATTATCACTGAAAAGAACCTGTTGGaaaggggaaaagaaagaataaataaaatttaataagaaAAGCTACATGACCCAATCATGAAAGAGTGTCAACACTGGCACTAGTCAGAATTGAAAAAAGGAGTATAGTTTGTAATGAAAGCATAACTATTGAATGTCAAATACCTTCCACCTAGCACTTCTGAAAAGTATGCTATCTCCATTCAGCAAATCATCAAATTGTTCAAACTCTCTCTTCACATCTAAAAGTGCTTTGCGTAAATCCTCGTCTTCATCAGCATTAAAGAAACACTGACGTTTCTTAGCATCAAGGACTAAGTCTTCCCAGATAGAGTCACTATTACCTTCATTTCCCAAGATCCATAGACAGTGCCTGAAAGGAATTATGGGGAAACTGATATTTTCACCATACATGTGAATATGGAAACAAAAGTAAACTTTCGAGAAGAGTTTACAATATCTTACCTCGCCCTGGTAAGAGCAACATTCGTTCTCTGAGGATTCGATAAGAACCCAATTGATGCATACCTATTAGATCTCACagttgatattattattatgtccTCCTCCCCACCCTGGAACCCATCAACTGACTTCACCTTCACTGCGAACCCATCAGTATTAACATACTTCCTGCTAAGTCTGTCCTGAATTGCAACTACTTGAGCTGCATAAGGAGATATTACACCAATACAGAGCTTCTGTCTTGAACCAACCCAAGCTTTTCTCAAagcaaaatccaaaaacaaagaaaaaaatatatcaaaaacagAAGTTAATTATAGGTGAAACCAGGACGTTTAACTACCGGTTTATCTTAGGGAAGAAGTTCCATTATCAAGAGTTCTAGAAAGTAGACCACATGGAAGGATAAAGATACAATGTGACAATTCTTAGTTACAGAAACATGCATTTTacagtattttaaataatttatcaaatttatgttttcttctttcgGACTTGATTAAATTTTCCAGGACTCATAAGATAATGTCTAAAAAATATCCTACTTCAGAGTGTAAAAGTTTCCCATTCGTTACAGTGCAATAAAGGCTAAAACATTCAGTCACTTTGACAAACCTCATCAACTTccacctttttattttatctaaggAATTAGAGATCAAACAAATCAACTTATACAGAAATCAAATTAATGACTTAGATGTGCTGCATCTACAAATATAACCTTGCTATAGGATTAGACATCTTTCTCTATAAAAGATAAAGCCAAATGTGAAATAACCCAGAAGCTGAATAGAAACTGATTAGACTAGATGTCAGAATCAAAGAATATCTTGATATGGTCAAAAGAACACTAGACTTCAAATGTAGTCACCTTTGTATAAATTGTGCAATATTTTCATGACAACAGCAACTTCGACCAGGTTTCTCCAACCATACCCAACATCACCTTGTTCTTCTCTTCCATCtactatatttataaaagaatatgtACCGAACATTCGACCTGGAAGGTAGTGCTTTTCATAGCCTTTTCTTTTAACATTCGGAGCATCTAAGATCCGGTTGCAATAAGATTTCAAATTTGGGAAAGAACTTATAGACGGATGCATTCGATACTGTATATTAAGAAGATGCTTCGAGTGACCCAGTAAGATCATTCTCTCAAATAGACTCCTCCCAAAGCCAGCTTCGCTAGAAATCTATAAGTAGATTTTAAAATGACATTAagcaagaggaaaaaaaaaaaaaaaagggggaaaagtCAAATTCCAACAAAGGGAGCACTAAGTAAGACAACCAAATAGGATTTACACACATTGCTTTCAACCATTGCTGGTAGTTGGCACTCATCCCCAACCAGAATAGCACGTCTTAAACCTGGAAGTTGAAGGGGTATGGCTGACTCACACTCCTTTAATTGTGCAGCTTCATCAATAACCAGAATGCTCAGTGGTTTCATTGCAACCGAATGCAGTTTGTAAGAACTTGAAGCAGTGCATAAAAGTAAGGAAGCCGCTTGAAGACAAAAATCCATTACTGATTCTTTGTTCATACCCATTGGAAGCTCAAGTTCATTAAATGAACCCTGAAGAGTTTTTAGAACAGAAAGGCATTCTCTTCTCCTTGCTTGCAACTGGAAGGGTATATCCATAAGTGGCTGCAAAGTATCTCCAACTACttctaaacaagaaaaaagCTCCTCCAGCACTTCAGACTCCACACTATCTTGAAACAGTAAGGTTTCAAAAGACTCAAGTAGGCCAATTAGAGAAATCATGTTTTGGAAATTGCTTTGAGTGTAACTTTTGGGTAAATGTGTACAGAAGACTAGAAAACAATTTTTGAGTGGTGATGAAATAGAAACGAATCTTTTTCTCACAAAATCAAGAAATGACTTGTACTTCTCGTTGCTAGCATCAGTTTCCTCCCAGCTTTCCTCTttgatctctttttctttgctcttttctctctctattttagaTTCATTTTCCAAGAGCATGTGATACTGAGAAACACAATCCTCAAGAAGATCAATCATTGAATCAAAACAATGCCTCCAACCAGTCCGATGTCCCAAGCATTCTGTAAGCCTTTGGACCCGATGATCTAAATATATCTCTTCAATGTCTAAACCAAGTTTGAGTCGCTCCTTATTCCCAAACAAAAGAATATCTCCCAATGAGCAAAACGAACCGTCAGTTTCAAGCGATTCTTTCACCAACTCTGTTATGCCCGAGGCCACTCTTGTAATTGCAACTTCTGTTGGGGCACAGGTAAGAGTTCTATATCCCATTCTAAAAAAGGATAAGAGCAGATTACTAATGAGTTTTGTTTTCCCTGTACCGGGCGGGCCCCATATAAGTTCCACTTCCGTCTTGTGGCTGCAATGCATCTTACGAAGACATGCCAGAAATGTCTGGGTTTGGGGTTCATTCAGTTTAGAATTTATACTGGTCCCAAATTTCTCATGCCAGCTGCCATCACTCTCTGCAGAGCAGAGATCACAATCTTCCTCAATCTGTTTTGCAACATCAGAGAGGGAAAATAATCGAACCAAGAATCAACAGCAATTCTCAGTAAGACAAATAAATTCAGAAAACCAAAAGCAAGGAAATACTAGAATTCAGTAAGCAAGGcattataaataatgattaacATATTAAACTCACCATTTTCTATCAGTTTAACTTTCAGGAAAACTCCACATTTAATATCAAACTCCCATCGTAAAAACTCAAACCATACTTTCCCAACAGCTTTAGGGGACGGCAATCGTAAAAAGTTGTGGTATCaagtttttctatttatattactTCAAAAGTAAAACATTTTGTCTCAGATTATAAAAACAGTGCTGATCCATGCTGTACATTTATTAAGTCCACTTTCACTGAATGTCCACTTCATAATAATTGGAGATTTCCATGTTACGTTAGGATGTATGCCTTACTCAGAATTATTATAACTACAAAATTCATCCCAAAATTACTTACCAAAGAATTAGTGCACAAAACTTTCTTGATAATCTGTAGATTTCCCGGCATGTGCAATGCTTTCCATATTCTCTTGTTAGGGATTGTATTTATCAAGAAAATCACAAACCAAGATTTATGGTTCCCAGCGTCAACTTCAATGTCTTCCAGTGCCAGTACTTTGACTTTAAATCTGGTTGATGGGCTATCATCCTCATGCACATCCTCTGGAATTTTGGTGACAGCTACAAAAGCCCATTGCCTTCCTATTCTTTGCAAATCAGAAACATCCTCGGGTTTGGCATCTGCTAAAACAAATACATCTCCGGGCAATGTCTTGTAAGGCTCCTGGCCACGAACAGTGACTTTGTTTCTCCATTCATCAACCTCAACGTCATACAATTTTGTTCCATATGCCTTAGATTCAGAAAATGCAATTACTTTAGCAAAAGGGGCTCTTGAAATAGTCTTCATACTCGAATGAAGTTGTGCACGAGTTTCTTCCAGTAAGGGGTAAACATATGACCCAAAATACTGGCCAACTGATTCAAAGGATTGTGGAATCTTTTCCACCTGTAATTATGAAACAAGAATTCAATCAAAATAGAGTGCCAAACAAACTTCTTGGACGTCAAAAAGCTCATCCCAATAATCCAATTCTActatattttccaagaaaactcTGATTGATTATCAATATCGATCAACTACTTTGCTAACATGGGGTATTCGGCAGATATGTCGACTAAATCAATTCCTCTGCTCAGGTTCAACTATGGAGGAGACGCCCTTGGAGATTCTATGGTGTTACGCTTGGCGCAATCCAAGCTGTTGAACCTTGACTCAAATTcctatttaaattcatctctaaattgACTTTCCTTTTATATGAGAACTAGAGTAAAAGAATGAACTGTTACCGTATACAATTTTAGGAATTTATACAATTTAGAACTCTCTTAATATTAGCTGTACAGATTATCTTACGATGTTGAATATTAGGAATCAGTTAGACTCCGTGTATAGCATATACTTCCATGTATAGATGGAATTTACGATACAATGAAAGGGGCTGAACTCACAGGGTTAAGTTTTTCCAACAAAGTTCTCTGAGCATTCTCGGTTTCTTAGcaatttgacatggtatcaagagcaggTTCATAGTTTTACTGCCAtctacgattttttttttttcctttctcggGTTGGCCTTTCGTATGATTCTCGGTGTCATCTTTCTGGTCACTTTCGGCACCTTCTGAGGCTTTCTTGTGAATTTTCGGCGCCATCTGAGTGCTTCTTGCGATTTTGGAGCTGTCTGAGTTGgtttttggagttttttgtgCTGCTCGGCGCAGCCACTGGGAATTATTGTCGGTTTCTTGTGCTTTTTGGTTCTTTTcggttttttgtgtttttttggcTCTTTTCGGCGCAGAAACTGGGACTTTTTCTATTAaggaatatttttctaatttttaaaatctttaagttgATTATTCAAATATTGTTTATGCTAATATTTCCGTTGCAACTCTCTCATTTAAGCAGTGCATGAAATAAGCAAGAGAGATCAATTCTTGATGACGCTCCGTTCTGATTTTGAAAGTGCACATTCTAATCTGATGAATCATCATCCTGTATCATCTCTGGATGCCTGTTTGAGTGATTTTC includes these proteins:
- the LOC108992280 gene encoding uncharacterized protein LOC108992280 isoform X1, which encodes MTKGDGSEKRRGVPTDPGFTDSWSLEDIENENLYKYQVEKIPQSFESVGQYFGSYVYPLLEETRAQLHSSMKTISRAPFAKVIAFSESKAYGTKLYDVEVDEWRNKVTVRGQEPYKTLPGDVFVLADAKPEDVSDLQRIGRQWAFVAVTKIPEDVHEDDSPSTRFKVKVLALEDIEVDAGNHKSWFVIFLINTIPNKRIWKALHMPGNLQIIKKVLCTNSLIEEDCDLCSAESDGSWHEKFGTSINSKLNEPQTQTFLACLRKMHCSHKTEVELIWGPPGTGKTKLISNLLLSFFRMGYRTLTCAPTEVAITRVASGITELVKESLETDGSFCSLGDILLFGNKERLKLGLDIEEIYLDHRVQRLTECLGHRTGWRHCFDSMIDLLEDCVSQYHMLLENESKIEREKSKEKEIKEESWEETDASNEKYKSFLDFVRKRFVSISSPLKNCFLVFCTHLPKSYTQSNFQNMISLIGLLESFETLLFQDSVESEVLEELFSCLEVVGDTLQPLMDIPFQLQARRRECLSVLKTLQGSFNELELPMGMNKESVMDFCLQAASLLLCTASSSYKLHSVAMKPLSILVIDEAAQLKECESAIPLQLPGLRRAILVGDECQLPAMVESNISSEAGFGRSLFERMILLGHSKHLLNIQYRMHPSISSFPNLKSYCNRILDAPNVKRKGYEKHYLPGRMFGTYSFINIVDGREEQGDVGYGWRNLVEVAVVMKILHNLYKAWVGSRQKLCIGVISPYAAQVVAIQDRLSRKYVNTDGFAVKVKSVDGFQGGEEDIIIISTVRSNRYASIGFLSNPQRTNVALTRARHCLWILGNEGNSDSIWEDLVLDAKKRQCFFNADEDEDLRKALLDVKREFEQFDDLLNGDSILFRSARWKVLFSDNFLKSFKKLKSVTRKNLVIGLLHKLSQGWRPKKGRSDPVCGSSSQIIKQFKVEDLYIVCANDIRMEWSDEVKELMYYQVLKVWDILPAEEIPKLIKRLDSMFGKYTDDFINRCKEKCLERDLEVPKSWSSSFDIVRIRNVADSENESDLVGCASDGRSYVENAKVSESWMLMKFYSFSFGVVGQLLSNKDSGELDLPFEVTDQEQEIIIFPRSAFILARSGTGKTTVLIRKLLEKEKVFQMATELFYGVESDNLVHSPENEVEETLVETKRTLLHQLFVTVSHKLCYAVKLQVTQHVSQLKSSVCDGDCSKGTSSNDIDDFDDAVQFKDIPDSFVGVPTMSYPLVITFHKFLMMLDGTVGNSYFERFHEVRKLNPGRVGGRSVALETFIKLKEVNYERFSLSYWPHFNAKLITKLDSSRVFTEIISHIKGGPQAVEEGDGKLSRDDYLLLSNSRVSSLSRQEREIIYELFQNYEKMKKKNGEFDLADLVIDLHRRLRIGSYNGDKIDFVYIDEVQDLTLSQIALFKYICKNVEEGFVFSGDTAQTISRGIDFRFQDIRSLFYKKFLLESKSSGHNKREEKGIMSNIFHLSQNFRTHDGVLKLAHSVIELLYHFFPQSIDVLEPENSLVYGEAPILLESGSNENAIITIFGNNGNSGASIVGFGAEQVILVRDDSARKEVAKYVGKQALVLTIVECKGLEFQDVLLYNFFGSSPLENKWRVIYEYMKEYDLLDSTSPSTFSTKHNVLCSELKQLYVAVTRTRQRLWICESTEEFCKPMFEYWKKKCLVQVRQLDDSLAQAMQVASSSEEWRSRGMKLYHDCNYERATMCFERAGDTYWERRSKAAGHRAKADRTRHLNPEAANVILREAADIFEAIGMCDSAARCFCELGQYERAGRLYLENCGESKLEKAGECFSLAGCYELAADVYARGYFFPECLKVCAKGKLFDKGFEYIRYWKQDATIDVVVRRGKVKGEIEQEFLEGCALHYYEVKDHRSMMGFVKGFHSIELMRKFLKPLGCIDELLLLEEELGNFLEAANIAKLRGEILKASDLLGKAGNFKEASRLILLFVLSSSLWTAGSKGWPLKQFTEKQELLAKAKSFAKNESNNFYACVCTEADVLSNEKTSVSVMKNSLNSSQRHRSACGEIISARKIIDAHLHTNSSKYMWEDYFVFDRIKHSDQMISGNQISVETLVHFWNFWKDHVVNIFKYLRSLETQDLYGDFFLNYMGVWRQYHELNTIYLLLNPGADWVRDNRFLHRNGKLVSIDVRHLASTARSYWSSEILSVGLQVLENLEALYNLSLKNNLSMFCQSRSLTHIFEVAKSLLESKYLDCGSQDAKALQRFVKFSAESFFGYVFHLDWRKSLAENMFSLRGSEISKNLLQQVILENISTRGKLTYGKIGRVVMIILGLGKLNNDLNEKILKLFDGIDENPPWKIFIQNLCGNVDISFPHATVPDNISKSPREWSLLFRLHEALKDTYNANWMKENDYISPGCFVYLLERLLILASSFHGYFITSKSSFVEWFIYKEVDNSPNSTFVSEVQPFLGGIYESIINFVRQLLCNKTDTLEWIRRSNIYARDYYPLLVFRLVAIICLVYLNSGSFLDSLSELLGRSYITEQLPSEFYDVLRRRRKHLHMNVNVLAEAFKKVHNPLVIVSLGKNCSQFLCPDAIFVDMTAKQSWEDMLRVLRLQAVEASRGQIGAIEVGAINSCGEVLSLDSYDHGGYKLAPSNLAVQGDLNNIIGIKLPINYGYVWDRFKASKPQEIGGDPRCMLKNDQAMKVNVGECIHLLSIIMHECRQMNIYHKRENLLKEVAGMLKELNLLCVALDAREPQPGHNISTIGELSKRLQSRRQHVKPFLNQLFLQLGMIHPVETLLDRSNITEQLSSEFYDVFRRGGQHLHMNVIVLSEAFKKVHNPLVIVSLGKNCLQFFCLDAIFVDMTAKQSWEDMLRVLCLRTIEASRGQIGAIEVGATNACGEVLSLDSYDQGGYTLASSNLAVQGDLNNIIGIKLPVNYSYFWDIFEALKRLEIGGDPRCMMENDQAMKVNLGEFIHLLSIIMRECRRMNIYHEHENLLKEVAGMLKELNLLSVDAREPRPGSNISTIGELYKRLQSRRQHVEPFLNQNQICNQSRVEQHHLTKINSKISSKDLRSFGGIENLSETQIASTSDIPSGRNISKLLIFGGAAAVLACSLDWGLLTKAIIFGVQKVCKFRKRP